The proteins below are encoded in one region of Streptomyces cyanogenus:
- a CDS encoding bifunctional SulP family inorganic anion transporter/carbonic anhydrase: MSACAPPHAQHPRPPHSPAPAPRRFPVAGADLSAAVAVFLIALPLSLGIALATGAPLQAGLVAAAVGGIVAGRLGGCPLQVSGPAAGLTVVTADLIHRYGWRTTCGITVLAGVAQLGLGCLRVARGALAVSPAVVHGMLAGIGITIAVAQLHIVLGGSPDSSVLANLRELPAQLARLDPAAVSMSALTLALLTAWPRLPGRTGRLLRRVPAPLVAVTGAAATAALAGLALPRVELPSWHSHALAGLPEGPVLGLAAAVLTTTLVCSVQSLLGAVAVDKLVAARPGPQPHVGRSDLDRELLGQGAANIVSGSLGGLPIAGVAVRSTANVKSGAVSRNSTMLHGVLVVVAALLMVPVLEEIPLASLAALVMAVGIQMVSLHHIRTVTRHREVPVYAATTLGVVALGVLQGVLLGVAVAVALALHRLAHTRITHEEKEGVHHVQVRGQLTFLAVPRLSRALHLVPQGAHAVVELDGSFMDHAAYESLQDWRSAHTARGGTADLAGRRGGIRTAERAPAAECRCRPWTPWRNHQSCFAEAPAAPAGQEAGRELARGISSFQRNTAPLVREELARLAREGQRPSQLFLTCADSRLVTSMITASGPGDLFVVRNVGNLVPPPGEEHGDDSVAAAIEYAVEVLGVRSITVCGHSGCGAMQALLAGGAGPGDTPLRRWLRHGLPSLARTAGDHRDRPRLAGRAPADAVELLCLTNVVQQLAHLRAHASVARALAKGELELHGMYFHVGEAQAYLLARTEGGTEGGTVFEDVAEGVGKGEGAGGRVWATTPGQV, encoded by the coding sequence ATGTCAGCCTGCGCACCCCCTCACGCCCAGCACCCCCGCCCACCCCACAGTCCCGCACCCGCACCCCGCCGCTTTCCCGTGGCGGGCGCCGACCTGTCCGCGGCCGTCGCGGTCTTCCTCATCGCCCTGCCGCTCTCCCTCGGCATCGCGCTGGCCACCGGCGCCCCGCTCCAGGCCGGCCTCGTGGCCGCCGCGGTCGGCGGGATCGTCGCCGGCCGGCTGGGCGGCTGCCCCCTGCAGGTCAGCGGACCCGCCGCCGGACTCACCGTGGTCACCGCCGACTTGATCCACCGTTACGGCTGGCGGACGACCTGCGGCATCACCGTCCTCGCCGGCGTGGCCCAACTGGGCCTCGGCTGCCTGCGGGTGGCGCGCGGCGCGCTCGCGGTCAGCCCGGCCGTGGTGCACGGCATGCTCGCCGGTATCGGCATCACCATCGCCGTCGCCCAGCTGCACATCGTCCTCGGCGGCAGCCCGGACAGCTCCGTCCTCGCCAACCTGCGGGAGCTGCCCGCCCAGTTGGCGCGGCTGGACCCGGCCGCCGTGTCGATGAGCGCGCTGACCCTGGCCCTGCTGACGGCCTGGCCGCGCCTGCCCGGCCGGACGGGCCGGCTGCTGCGCCGGGTGCCGGCCCCCCTCGTCGCCGTCACCGGGGCCGCCGCGACCGCCGCCCTCGCCGGCCTGGCGCTGCCCCGGGTCGAGCTGCCGTCCTGGCACAGTCACGCCCTGGCCGGACTGCCCGAGGGCCCGGTGCTCGGCCTCGCGGCCGCCGTGCTCACCACCACCCTGGTGTGCAGCGTGCAGTCGCTGCTCGGTGCCGTGGCCGTGGACAAGCTGGTCGCCGCCCGGCCGGGCCCACAGCCCCACGTCGGCCGCTCCGACCTGGACCGCGAGCTGCTCGGCCAAGGCGCCGCAAACATCGTCTCCGGGTCCCTCGGCGGACTGCCGATCGCGGGCGTGGCCGTGCGCAGTACCGCGAATGTGAAATCCGGTGCGGTGAGCCGGAACTCCACGATGCTGCACGGCGTTCTCGTAGTAGTCGCCGCGCTGCTGATGGTCCCGGTCCTGGAGGAGATCCCGCTCGCCTCCCTCGCCGCCCTGGTGATGGCCGTCGGCATCCAGATGGTGTCCCTGCACCACATCCGCACGGTGACGCGCCACCGCGAAGTGCCGGTCTACGCCGCGACCACACTCGGCGTGGTGGCCCTCGGCGTCCTGCAGGGCGTGCTCCTCGGGGTCGCCGTGGCGGTCGCCCTCGCCCTGCACCGCCTCGCCCACACCCGTATCACCCACGAAGAGAAGGAAGGAGTCCATCACGTACAGGTCCGAGGTCAGCTGACCTTCCTCGCGGTGCCCCGGCTCAGCAGAGCTCTGCATCTCGTACCCCAGGGCGCCCACGCCGTCGTGGAGTTGGACGGTTCGTTCATGGACCACGCGGCGTACGAGTCACTGCAGGACTGGCGCAGTGCCCACACCGCCCGGGGAGGCACGGCCGACCTGGCGGGCCGGCGCGGCGGAATCCGGACCGCCGAGCGGGCCCCGGCCGCCGAGTGCCGGTGCCGCCCCTGGACGCCCTGGCGCAACCACCAGTCCTGCTTCGCCGAGGCCCCCGCCGCCCCGGCGGGCCAGGAGGCCGGCCGGGAACTGGCCCGTGGCATCAGCTCGTTCCAGCGGAACACCGCCCCGCTGGTACGGGAGGAGCTGGCGCGGCTGGCCCGGGAGGGCCAGCGGCCGTCACAGCTCTTCCTCACCTGCGCCGACTCCCGCCTCGTCACGTCGATGATCACCGCCAGTGGTCCCGGCGATCTGTTCGTCGTCCGCAACGTCGGCAACCTGGTGCCGCCGCCGGGCGAGGAGCACGGCGACGACTCGGTGGCCGCCGCCATCGAGTACGCGGTGGAGGTGCTCGGGGTGCGCTCCATCACGGTGTGCGGGCACTCGGGGTGCGGAGCGATGCAGGCACTGCTGGCCGGCGGGGCCGGCCCGGGGGACACCCCACTGCGGCGGTGGCTGCGGCACGGGCTGCCGAGCCTGGCGCGGACGGCCGGCGACCACCGCGACCGGCCCCGGCTGGCCGGGCGGGCCCCCGCGGACGCGGTGGAGCTGCTGTGCCTGACCAACGTGGTCCAGCAGTTGGCGCATCTGCGGGCGCACGCGTCGGTCGCCCGTGCGCTGGCCAAGGGGGAACTGGAACTGCACGGCATGTATTTCCATGTGGGCGAGGCACAGGCGTACCTGCTCGCGCGAACGGAAGGAGGAACGGAGGGAGGAACAGTGTTCGAGGACGTCGCGGAAGGCGTCGGCAAAGGTGAGGGGGCAGGCGGACGGGTGTGGGCCACCACCCCCGGACAGGTCTAA